In Porphyromonas cangingivalis, a genomic segment contains:
- a CDS encoding transketolase family protein, which yields MDKKQLSLRAADNIRILALSMVEKAKSGHPGGAMGGADFAQVLFGEYMVFDPECPEWFARDRFFLDPGHMSPMLYATLSMHGKYSMEDLKNFRQWESVTPGHPERDVRRGVENTSGPLGQGHTYAVGAAIAAKKMEAKFGKIMRQRIFAFISDGGVQEEISQGAGRIAGHLGLDNLVIFYDANNIQLSTTVDEVTSEDVAMKYKAWGWEVIEINGNDHEQIRKALDKAIAVKGKPTLIIGKTLMGKGAMDADGKSFENKVSTHGQPLSAAGACTATSIKGMGGNPDNPFVIFDDVKKMYADRQKALKEECKAWGKEYQAWRKANATLADELDTWLSDKAPKVDWKGIVQKPNQATRAASATVLGYLAQQVPNMVVSSADLSNSDKTDGFLKHTSVITRNNFGGGFLQAGVSEFTMACLCIGMALHGGIIAACGTFFVFSDYIKPAARMAALMEVPVKFVWTHDAFRVGEDGPTHEPVEQEAQIRLLEKLKNHSGDNSLLALRPADVHETTVAWQLAMENTKTPTALILSRQNIDDLPANTYSKAKRVAKGAYVVREVENPDVVLLASGSEVSTLVAGADLLAKKKIKAQIVSVPSEGLFRRQSAKYQSAVLPEGVLRFGLTAGLPVTLEGLVAGQGSIWGLESFGFSAPYKVLDEKLGFTPENVVKQVTKLLKKK from the coding sequence ATGGATAAGAAACAACTAAGTCTAAGAGCAGCGGACAACATCCGAATACTTGCTCTTTCGATGGTGGAAAAGGCTAAATCAGGTCACCCCGGTGGTGCAATGGGCGGTGCAGACTTTGCACAAGTACTCTTCGGAGAATACATGGTATTTGATCCCGAATGCCCCGAATGGTTTGCCAGAGACCGATTCTTCTTAGACCCGGGACATATGTCTCCTATGTTGTACGCTACTCTATCCATGCACGGTAAGTACAGTATGGAAGACCTCAAGAACTTCCGTCAGTGGGAGAGTGTCACCCCGGGGCACCCCGAGCGTGATGTCCGAAGAGGGGTCGAAAACACATCGGGTCCTCTCGGTCAAGGTCACACTTACGCAGTAGGTGCAGCGATCGCTGCGAAGAAGATGGAGGCAAAGTTCGGCAAGATCATGCGCCAACGTATCTTCGCGTTTATCTCCGATGGCGGTGTTCAAGAAGAGATCTCACAGGGTGCAGGCCGGATAGCCGGTCATTTGGGATTGGATAACCTCGTGATATTCTACGATGCCAACAACATCCAACTCTCTACAACAGTGGACGAGGTCACTTCGGAAGATGTGGCGATGAAGTACAAGGCATGGGGCTGGGAGGTCATCGAAATCAATGGTAACGACCACGAACAGATCCGTAAGGCTCTCGACAAAGCTATTGCCGTGAAAGGTAAGCCTACACTCATCATCGGTAAGACCCTCATGGGTAAGGGAGCCATGGATGCAGACGGAAAGTCCTTCGAAAACAAGGTCTCTACCCACGGTCAGCCTCTATCGGCAGCCGGTGCTTGCACGGCAACTTCGATCAAGGGGATGGGGGGCAATCCCGACAATCCGTTCGTCATCTTCGACGACGTGAAGAAGATGTATGCTGACCGCCAAAAGGCTCTCAAAGAGGAGTGCAAGGCTTGGGGAAAGGAGTATCAGGCTTGGAGAAAAGCTAATGCGACTCTTGCCGACGAGTTGGATACCTGGTTGTCGGACAAAGCTCCAAAAGTGGACTGGAAGGGTATCGTACAGAAGCCTAACCAAGCGACACGTGCAGCCTCGGCAACAGTCCTTGGTTACTTGGCTCAGCAAGTGCCCAATATGGTGGTATCAAGTGCCGATCTCTCAAACTCTGACAAGACTGACGGATTCCTCAAACACACATCCGTCATCACACGTAACAACTTTGGCGGGGGCTTCCTCCAAGCCGGTGTGAGCGAGTTCACGATGGCTTGTCTATGTATCGGTATGGCTCTTCACGGAGGTATCATTGCTGCCTGTGGTACGTTCTTTGTGTTCTCTGACTATATCAAGCCGGCCGCTCGTATGGCGGCTCTCATGGAAGTACCTGTGAAGTTTGTATGGACACACGATGCCTTCCGTGTAGGTGAGGATGGTCCCACACACGAGCCTGTCGAACAAGAAGCTCAGATCCGTCTACTCGAAAAGCTCAAAAATCACTCGGGCGACAACTCACTCCTTGCCCTCCGTCCTGCAGATGTCCATGAGACAACAGTGGCTTGGCAGTTGGCAATGGAGAACACCAAGACACCTACTGCACTCATCCTTTCTCGTCAAAACATCGATGACCTGCCCGCGAATACGTACAGCAAGGCGAAGAGAGTGGCAAAGGGAGCTTATGTCGTACGTGAGGTCGAAAATCCTGATGTGGTCTTGCTGGCAAGTGGTTCGGAAGTATCTACACTCGTAGCGGGGGCTGACCTTCTTGCGAAAAAGAAGATCAAAGCTCAGATCGTGTCTGTGCCTTCGGAAGGTCTATTCCGCAGACAGAGTGCAAAATATCAATCTGCAGTACTTCCCGAAGGCGTGCTTAGATTTGGACTTACTGCGGGACTTCCTGTGACACTCGAAGGGCTCGTGGCAGGGCAAGGCAGTATTTGGGGCTTGGAGTCGTTCGGATTCTCTGCGCCTTACAAGGTGCTTGATGAAAAACTTGGTTTCACTCCCGAAAACGTAGTAAAACAAGTGACCAAACTACTTAAAAAGAAATAA